The following coding sequences lie in one Fusarium poae strain DAOMC 252244 chromosome 1, whole genome shotgun sequence genomic window:
- a CDS encoding hypothetical protein (TransMembrane:2 (i28-45o211-228i)): MVDRNQCRTHTRTPWGTSEHRLDHRIRYALMVAFSIFFIVVEHSSENLPNLASTQEQVFLQTTHDNKMNKEEEPYHPPSQTRCAQLQDCQAFSRPDICCSPLKVCHHTQTRFSPSGIYCCAQSDECIVDDEHPAACAVNTTQCGRDLGGGCCPDGTMCAADGCLNVQTSLRKPSVPRAMITGLFHGDKTGEAVHTGIKFGEVGVVKSSACHAFFGPSLFIMFVAVVIMT; the protein is encoded by the exons ATGGTTGACAGAAACCAGTGCCGAACTCACACCCGAACTCCCTGGGGTACATCGGAACACCGCCTCGACCACAGAATCCGATATGCCTTGATGGTTGCCTtttccatcttcttcatcgtcgtg GAACACTCGTCCGAAAATCTGCCAAACCTGGCTTCAACGCAAGAGCAGGTTTTTCTACAGACGACTCATGACAACAAGATGAACAAAGAAGAGGAACCTTACCACCCGCCCTCTCAGACCCGTTGTGCCCAGCTTCAAGATTGCCAAGCTTTCTCTCGGCCG GACATATGCTGCTCGCCGCTAAAAGTCTGCCACCACACGCAGACGCGTTTCTCGCCCTCGGGCATTTACTGCTGCGCTCAGAGTGACGAATGCATCGTCGACGATGAGCACCCCGCAGCGTGCGCGGTCAACACGACGCAGTGTGGCAGAGACCTCGGTGGAGGATGTTGCCCAGATGGTACGATGTGTGCTGCAGATGGCTGTCTCAATGTACAGACATCATTGCGCAAGCCCTCTGTGCCAAGAGCGATGATCACCGGGTTGTTTCACGGCGATAAGACCGGCGAAGCGGTCCATACAGGGATCAAGTTTGGAGAAGTCGGAGTAGTCAAGTCAAGTGCGTGTCATGCATTCTTCGGTCCAAGCTTGTTTATCATGTTCGTGGCTGTTGTTATCATGACTTAG
- a CDS encoding hypothetical protein (BUSCO:51529at5125): MSRRCYVETSPDGRPQLVTIKRSRSYHHTHRHQCDYYKVSREEWKTLIRQNELLDEANQAYAVQNETLRSRLHASEAETHRLCHVVIPSLNDQVAKLSRENECLRRAAEKPCDPPVHILPISTHHHSELERLREKVCKLEKENKVLRDDNGDLRFRLRELSKQVDQSLSRRVADLTKQIEYWTNQSGFWKKKYDDLRERHLGLITIVESKTEKTEYYDDVLKRRRVC, translated from the coding sequence ATGTCTCGACGCTGTTATGTCGAAACCAGCCCTGATGGCCGTCCGCAGCTCGTGACCATCAAGCGTTCGCGGTCCTACCATCACACTCATCGACACCAATGCGACTACTACAAAGTCAGTCGTGAGGAATGGAAAACTCTTATCCGTCAGAACGAACTCCTCGATGAGGCGAACCAAGCCTATGCAGTACAAAACGAAACTCTCCGATCAAGACTCCATGCCTCCGAGGCCGAGACTCACCGACTCTGCCACGTCGTTATTCCCTCTCTCAATGACCAGGTTGCCAAACTCTCGCGGGAGAATGAATGCCTTCGTCGTGCCGCTGAGAAGCCATGCGACCCCCCTGTTCATATACTTCCCATCTCCACTCATCACCATAGCGAGCTCGAGAGGCTACGCGAAAAGGTGTGCAAGCTTGAAAAGGAGAACAAGGTGCTCAGAGACGACAATGGTGACCTTCGCTTCAGACTACGTGAGCTGTCAAAGCAAGTCGACCAGAGTCTCAGTCGCAGGGTGGCGGACTTGACCAAGCAGATTGAGTACTGGACCAACCAATCTGGCTtctggaagaagaagtacgACGACCTACGGGAGAGACATCTAGGTCTGATTACAATCGTCGAGTCCAAGACGGAGAAGACGGAGTACTACGACGACGTGCTGAAGCGGCGGCGCGTCTGTTAA
- a CDS encoding hypothetical protein (SECRETED:SignalP(1-17)~TransMembrane:1 (n5-12c17/18o130-148i)) — MRSPLFLLCAFMSLAIAAEVHMSGNRAPTSQFATHGVASQLPCRDQAIHTQDRVRARQAALSQMLGHSAKASIVETASVNVKAFANGGMSFLFGLASSSNDVLDYINNGTTVFSRSVTGEEGSAASGRKHVAYTSIALVLVMLFFAVWM; from the exons ATGCGCTCGCCACTTTTCTTGCTCTGCGCATTCATGTCTTTAGCAATCGCTGCTGAAGTGCACATGTCTGGCAACAGAGCTCCCACATCTCAATTCGCAACACATG GTGTTGCATCCCAATTACCCTGTCGCGACCAGGCCATCCACACCCAAGACCGCGTCCGCGCTCGACAAGCCGCGCTATCGCAAATGCTCGGCCACAGCGCAAAGGCATCAATCGTCGAGACCGCATCTGTCAACGTCAAGGCATTTGCCAACGGCGGCATGAGCTTCCTCTTCGGCTTGGCATCCTCATCCAACGACGTTCTCGACTATATCAATAACGGTACCACTGTATTCTCGAGAAGCGTCACCGGCGAGGAAGGTAGCGCGGCTTCAGGGCGCAAGCATGTTGCTTATACCAGCATCGctctcgtcctcgtcatGCTCTTTTTCGCTGTGTGGATGTGA
- a CDS encoding hypothetical protein (BUSCO:12515at5125): MAEPAQPELSAAMSPTGIKQEPSHEADILEGLDLDIESIMQAATKRPFEDHSNDDDSNKRVKSETEPAQQNTLELDQGAEESLEDGLALLVHNALNNANDFMFDPTSDQMDIDGITDHQLPPPPPPSSPSVTFFSDPQKYLRKASRHALGNMALSVLLLFSQSFDDSIKPIQDADSQHAKSFHDLQSSFAQIKQIYSSSPVLSADEPDLQDHESRTILDLANLAQFCIWLLQTTPSYSEAHQHFHAIFRGQVSDLGSDALDLYLSLKTQVAIDALVSKTTEQSSEQVLEEVLINGMDDKLRGLHNGFDLTHADSEFITSVRSRKTSLEGETSTESAVLREKYKVDDLLRQVSTCVKTRLALMSDLGSRLGHPMRSSEETAVDLLGDTSCDPTLDMEDLSSFFEKTTSGLVQDALAGLTDDTTTTTNPNPEPNPNPNPEPVPAVAETIEPTPTAEPTKTPEKEPSSTPQTNGKPELITDYKELEALVAESTSNYVKTTLHGLSPVPYQPTVPTSTTQSYLNQLQQQQAHNTYYSSYTQSVPEPPPPPPEPGHNLPPNQTFPSAILYDKARQAALSKNSSHTRREGLHSTRRPWTQEEEKALMAGLDMVKGPHWSQILTLFGQNGTISDILKDRTQVQLKDKARNLKLFFLKTNSEMPYYLQAVTGELKTRAPTQAARKEAEERARLSSEEQRATLNGIMTLAGGLHNPQQGQGRAAGTPTSAVGSGVMTPAQAASAAQAASSQQGQAHNQATVHSYNPATSSGYPPSTLPQSRPSVMSPPQQSPHQAARPQSSQVSMSPQTPRSQLPQQTHSAMHSPVHAQAAAQMRSHTSTPVGQLHHSPPPQHTPTPQPAAQHQTQTHYAPVPHTQLTYPSPTSTSATPDMHSHTHAPAPETQMDQHMHDNAAEAALLQGLQAAVAESL, encoded by the exons ATGGCTGAGCCTGCCCAGCCTGAGCTCAGCGCGGCCATGTCCCCGACGG GGATCAAGCAAGAGCCCAGCCATGAGGCTGATATCCTCGAgggccttgatcttgacatTGAATCCATCATGCAAGCCGCGACCAAGCGGCCTTTTGAAGATCATTCTAACGACGACGATTCGAACAAGCGAGTCAAGTCTGAAACCGAACCTGCCCAACAAAACACGCTCGAACTCGACCAAGGCGCTGAAGAGTCGCTAGAAGATGGTCTTGCGCTTCTCGTGCATAATGCGCTCAACAATGCCAACGACTTCATGTTCGATCCTACGAGCGATCAGATGGACATTGATGGTATTACCGATCACCAGCTTCCACCGCCTCCGCCGCCATCTTCGCCTTCCGTCACCTTCTTTTCTGACCCTCAGAAGTACTTGCGCAAAGCCAGTCGGCATGCGCTTGGTAATATG GCACTCTCCGTTCTTTTGTTGTTCTCGCAATCCTTCGACGATTCCATCAAACCCATCCAAGATGCCGATTCGCAACACGCCAAGTCTTTTCACGATCTTCAATCGTCTTTCGCGCAAATCAAACAGATCTATTCTTCGAGCCCTGTCCTATCTGCAGACGAGCCAGACCTTCAAGACCACGAATCTCGCACCATTCTCGACTTAGCGAATCTTGCTCAATTCTGCATATGGCTACTGCAAACTACACCCTCATACAGCGAAGCCCATCAGCATTTCCACGCGATCTTTCGAGGCCAGGTATCCGATCTTGGTTCTGATGCACTCGATCTGTATCTCTCTCTCAAGACGCAAGTGGCCATCGATGCGCTTGTTTCAAAAACAACAGAACAATCGAGCGAGCAAGTATTGGAGGAGGTTCTGATCAATGGGATGGACGATAAGCTACGTGGGCTTCACAATGGTTTCGATCTGACACATGCCGACTCCGAATTTATCACTTCGGTGCGATCAAGGAAGACGTCGCTTGAAGGCGAGACGTCAACCGAGTCTG CGGTTCTGCGAGAAAAATACAAGGTGGATGATCTGCTGCGACAGGTTTCAACATGTGTCAAGACCCGACTTGCATTGATGTCAGATCTTGGGTCAAGACTGGGCCATCCTATGCGATCCAGTGAAGAAACTGCCGTCGATCTCTTGGGCGACACAAGCTGCGATCCAACTCTCGATATGGAAGACCTTTCCTCATTCTTCGAAAAGACAACTTCAGGCCTTGTCCAGGACGCCTTAGCTGGCTTGACTGACGATACTACAACGACCACCAACCCTAATCCCGAGCCCAATCCCAACCCCAACCCCGAACCAGTACCTGCCGTCGCTGAAACCATTGAACCGACGCCAACAGCTGAGCCTACCAAGACTCCAGAAAAAGAGCCTTCTTCTACACCCCAGACTAATGGCAAGCCGGAATTGATAACAGATTATAAGGAACTGGAGGCACTGGTAGCCGAGAGCACGTCTAATTATGTCAAGACCACATTGCATGGACTGTCGCCCGTTCCCTACCAACCTACAGTTCCGACAAGTACCA CGCAATCGTACTTGAACCAACTCCAACAGCAACAGGCTCACAATACATACTACTCGTCGTATACACAGAGCGTACCcgaaccaccaccaccaccacctgaACCAGGACACAACCTGCCACCAAATCAGACATTTCCTAGTGCAATACTGTATGACAAGGCCCGACAGGCGGCTCTTTCTAAAAATTCGTCGCATACTAGGAGAGAGGGTCTTCACTCGACACGTCGACCTTGGACCcaggaggaagaaaaggcGCTCATGGCAGGGTTGGACATGGTCAAGGGACCTCATTGGAGCCAAATATTAACCTTGTTTGGACAAAATGGCACAATATCAGATATACTAAAAGATCGGACACAAGTGCAACTCAAAGACAAAGCCCGAAACCTCAAGTTGTTTTTCCTTAAGACCAACTCAGAGATGCCATACTATCTTCAAGCAGTTACGGGTGAGCTTAAAACACGCGCTCCTACACAGGCGGCCAGAAAAGAGGCCGAGGAACGCGCGAGATTGAGTTCGGAAGAGCAGCGTGCGACGCTCAACGGGATAATGACCTTAGCAGGAGGTCTGCATAACCCGCAACAGGGGCAAGGAAGAGCAGCGGGAACCCCAACCTCAGCCGTCGGCTCGGGAGTTATGACGCCTGCTCAGGCTGCGAGCGCCGCTCAGGCTGCGTCTTCGCAACAAGGCCAGGCGCACAATCAAGCGACTGTTCACTCATACAACCCCGCTACCTCATCTGGGTATCCCCCATCGACGCTTCCGCAGTCCAGACCAAGCGTCATGTCACCACCTCAGCAGTCGCCTCATCAAGCAGCTCGTCCGCAATCCTCTCAGGTGTCCATGTCTCCCCAAACACCGCGGTCGCAACTCCCTCAGCAAACCCACAGTGCCATGCATTCTCCTGTCCACGCCCAGGCGGCTGCCCAAATGCGTTCCCATACATCGACGCCCGTCGGCCAGCTGCATCACTCCCCACCGCCGCAACACACACCAACTCCTCAGCCTGCGGCCCAACatcagactcagactcaCTACGCGCCTGTTCCACATACTCAGCTCACTTACCCATCCCCTACCTCTACTAGCGCCACACCGGACATGCATTCGCATACTCACGCACCGGCACCAGAAACGCAGATGGACCAGCATATGCACGATAACGCCGCAGAGGCAGCTTTGTTGCAAGGTCTGCAGGCGGCGGTGGCAGAGTCTTTGTAA